One Marasmius oreades isolate 03SP1 chromosome 2, whole genome shotgun sequence DNA segment encodes these proteins:
- the RNR2_2 gene encoding Ribonucleotide-diphosphate reductase (RNR), small subunit, producing the protein MSMDLYQPERSFVGQVDLPEEEEPLLKESKRRFVLFPIQYQEIWQMYKRAEASFWTAEEIDLSHDLMDWNYRLNDNERFFISRVLAFFAASDGIINENLVERFSNEVQVAEARCFYGFQIMMENIHSEVYSLLLDTYIKDVTERQFLFDAIDTIPCIKRKADWALRWISDKRVSFAERLVAFAAVEGVFFSGSFAAIYWIKKRGLMPGLAYSNELISRDEGLHTEFATLLFSYLKRRPHPNVVHKIIEEAVSIEQEFLSDALPVGLIGMNAPLMCQYIKFVADRLLVSLGNEKVYNASNPFDFMDMISLQGKTNFFEKRVSDYVKANVNHSKNSTPQNKVRRLVLDEDF; encoded by the exons ATGTCGATGGATCTCTACCAACCTGAAAGGTCTTTTGTTGGCCAGGTCGACCTACCCGAAG AAGAAGAACCGTTACTAAAAGAGAGCAAGCGTCGCTTTGTTCTATTCCCTATACAATATCAGGAG ATATGGCAAATGTACAAGAGGGCAGAGGCCTCATTCTGGACGGCAGAAGAAATCGACCTTTCGCATGATTTGATGGACTGGAACTATCGTCTCAACGACAACGAGCGCTTTTTCATCTCGAGGGTACTTGCCTTTTTCGCAGCTTCTGATGGAATAATCAACGAGAACCTCGTCGAGCGGTTTTCGAATGAAGTCCAAGTAGCGGAAGCACGGTGCTTCTATGGGTTTCAAATCATGATGGAAAACATACACTCTGAAGTATATTCTCTCCTCCTCGACACGTACATCAAGGACGTTACCGAACGacagtttctgttcgacgcAATAGATACGATACCATGCATCAAGCGGAAGGCAGACTGGGCTCTGAGGTGGATATCGGACAAAAGAGTCTCTTTTGCCGAGAGATTAGTTGCTTTTGCAGCAGTGGAAGGTGTTTTCTTTTCGGGGTCTTTTGCTGCCATATATTGGATCAAGAAACGTGGACTCATGCCCGGGTTGGCTTACTCGAACGAACTCATCAGTCGTGACGAAGGCTTGCACACAGAGTTCGCTACCCTTCTTTTCTCATATCTAAAACGCCGTCCTCACCCCAATGTGGTCCACAAGATCATTGAGGAAGCGGTATCGATAGAACAAGAGTTCTTATCCG ACGCGTTACCCGTGGGACTCATAGGAATGAATGCCCCTCTAATGTGCCAGTACATCAAGTTTGTAGCCGACCGTCTACTCGTATCACTCGGAAATGAGAAGGTTTACAATGCTTCCAACCCTTTCGATTTCATGGATATGATTTCACTTCAAGGGAAAACTAACTTTTTTGAGAAACGAGTTTCGGACTATGTAAAGGCAAATGTCAATCATTCGAAGAATTCCACACCTCAAAACAAAGTTAGAAGACT TGTTCTCGACGAAGATTTCTAA